GATCTGTCCCCGGTGGCTCAGTTCGTCCTCAAAGACGTGGAACCACGCCCAGCGGAAGTTCACCCTCGTGCCGTCAATCAGGGTGAATTCCCGGTCGAGCCAGCTGTCCTGACACGGTTCGAGGCGGCGCAGGCTCATCTGGCGCACCTGTGCGAGCAGGGCTTCGTACTGCTCCAGAGTCCAGCCCGTGTACCGGTCCCGGGCGGCGGCCCCCAACCGGAGGGCCGGGCCCCACTCGGTCTTCTCCTGCGCGGTGGGCTCCCGGTCTTCAAAGGTGGCCACGCCGTACGCCCACTCCACAGCGGCCATGTGGGCCAGGAGGGCGCCGATGCTGTTGCCCCGCGGGCCCGCGGACCAGTCCAGCTGGTCGGGGGTCAGCCCCTGGACGGCGGTGAGGGTGGTGTGACGGGTGTAGGCGAGCATGCTCACGAGTGTGCCGATCTCAGGCGTGAATCCTGGGGTGGGGCGCAGGCGGTCATCTGTGGGCATGCCTCAGTGTCTCGCCTGCGCGTCTGATGCCCTGCCAGACCTGACCGGGATGACGGCATGACTCGTGAACAGCGCGGAGAGTGCGGTGAATTCGTGTTCCAGCGTCAGGTCAGGCGGCGTCCTTGGTGTCCCGGGGTCGTTCCACGCCGAGTGGGTGGCCGGTGAGGGCGGCGAAGACGAGGTTGATGACGAAGGCTCCGGCGATGAAGAGCAGGCCTTTGCGCTGGATGGAAGAAAGACGGGCCATGACGCAGGGCAGCATACGGGGCCCGGCCCTGTCGGTCGCGAAGATGTGCGCCGCCGGTCAGTTTGATGGGCGACCGGCGTGCCAGACCAGTGGGAACGTAGTGCCGGGCCGGACGCCGAGATCGTGGAAGGTGCGCTCGAAAGAGATCAGCCGGCCGTAGGCGTCCCGGCTGAAGTCCTTGCGGGCCACCTAACGGTAATGAAACGGGTGGAGGTTCATGACGCGGCCCCCCGGTGTCCCCGGTGTCCTTCCTGGCGCCCGGCGCTGTCGAACAGGGACAGAGCGGCGCGCAGGTGCCCTTCCTCCAGCGTGCCTGCCCCGCCCAGATGGGGGGCCGGGTCGGCGGCAGGTGAGCCGCGGTGTTCAGCCTCGTGCATCGCCTCCGATCATGGCGCGGATGGTGGGGCGTGCGCACCGCATGTGCGGCGCGGAGCGGTCAAGGCGAGTCGGGGTCGTCGGGGTCCTGGCCTTCGAGACAGGGCAGGCAGTAGCCGTACATCAGCTCCGGGACGTACTGCTCGCACTCCGGGCACCATTCCTGCGTTTCACGTTCGATGGTGGGGCGGGGTTCCAGGGTGTGCTAGAGGAGTTCAAGGTCGGTGAGCAGGTCGCGGAGCAGATGGGTCATGGCCGTCTCCTGCGTCAGGATTGCGCGTGCATGACGTGAAACGCAAGATGCCCTTGGGCGGGTGGTCAAGTGCAGTGGCGATGCAGGAGAGGCACCAAGGAGAGGCGCCCCTCATCCTCCCCCGGGCGGATTCCGGCCACCGCGGAGACCCACCGATGACCACATTCGCCACCGCCCATAGCACCTCTAGCTCCCGCCCCGAAGGCCACGCCTGCGACGGCGTCAGTGCACGCCTCGGAGGGGCATCAGGGTCTGCAGGGGAATCACCCGCTGCACGCTGTGGATGGCGCCGGTCTCGCTGACGCTCTCGCGCACCTCCAGTTGGTTCCAGCCGGCCTTGAGGTCGAGCTGGGTGTCATGCACCGATCCGCTGTCCGGGCAGGTGATCACGGTGCGCGCCTTGACGTCGCGGTCGACGTACATCAGGCCGCGTCCCTTCCAGCCGGAGGTCTGGTCCGGCAGCGGCCAGCTGGGGTCAAGCAGTTCGAAGCCATCCGGCGGATTAGGCAGGTTGGCTTCGGGCTCATCATCGGCATGTGTGTGCGAGATCCGGATCGCCAGGCGGGCGAAGGCGTAGCGGGCCTCGGGGTCGTACTCGTTGACCTTCATCGCGCAGCCCGGCACCGTCTGGGAGTGCCTCATGGGCCGCAGATCGGTGCGCTCCACCCCGGGCAGGGTCAGCATCCAGGCGAGCTGGTCGGTGACGCTGCCCAGTGCCAGGATCTTAGCTTCGGGGGCGTCGTCGGGGTCGATGGGCCGGTCAAATTCCGGAATCTCGGGCTCGAGCAGCAGCGCCACGTCGCGCCCGGCGGCTTCCTCGTTGGTGTGGACTCCAGGGAAGAACAGATCACCCCCGACGTCGCTGAGATCGCGCAGCAGCCGCACGCTTCCACCGACCAGGCCGCCCTGCATCCCTTCAGGCAGCGGCCGGGGGGCGT
This is a stretch of genomic DNA from Deinococcus ficus. It encodes these proteins:
- a CDS encoding DinB family protein; protein product: MPTDDRLRPTPGFTPEIGTLVSMLAYTRHTTLTAVQGLTPDQLDWSAGPRGNSIGALLAHMAAVEWAYGVATFEDREPTAQEKTEWGPALRLGAAARDRYTGWTLEQYEALLAQVRQMSLRRLEPCQDSWLDREFTLIDGTRVNFRWAWFHVFEDELSHRGQILLIRNHLLPVPMAAAPH